A section of the Terriglobia bacterium genome encodes:
- the phoU gene encoding phosphate signaling complex protein PhoU: MRTRFHLGLDELKEKLLRMGGMAESAVERAVLAYARRDPQLANSVLSGEAAINTTEREIDELALDLLAMQQPMAVDLRFITAVMKINADLERVGDQAVNIAERAIDAAGLPNVDLPVDIPRMAATATGMVRDALQSFIEAKADTAEALLKQDDIVDDMNREVAKAMLDLTENDPKSTRQAMNALLIARNLERVADHATNIAEDVIFWVRGADVRHLGPANAPR, translated from the coding sequence ATGCGCACGCGCTTCCACCTGGGACTGGACGAGCTGAAGGAGAAGCTGCTGCGCATGGGCGGCATGGCGGAGAGCGCGGTGGAGCGCGCTGTCCTGGCGTATGCGCGGCGCGATCCGCAGCTCGCGAACAGCGTGCTGAGCGGCGAAGCGGCCATCAACACCACCGAGCGGGAGATCGACGAGCTGGCGCTCGACCTGCTGGCTATGCAGCAGCCCATGGCGGTGGACCTGCGCTTCATCACCGCGGTGATGAAGATCAACGCCGACCTGGAGCGCGTGGGCGACCAGGCGGTGAACATCGCGGAGCGCGCGATCGACGCCGCCGGCCTGCCCAACGTGGACTTGCCCGTGGACATCCCGCGCATGGCGGCGACCGCGACCGGCATGGTGCGCGACGCGCTGCAATCGTTCATCGAGGCCAAGGCGGACACCGCGGAGGCGCTGCTCAAGCAGGACGACATCGTAGACGACATGAATCGCGAGGTCGCGAAGGCGATGCTGGACTTGACGGAAAACGATCCGAAGAGCACGCGTCAGGCGATGAACGCGCTGCTGATCGCGCGGAACCTGGAGCGCGTGGCCGATCACGCCACCAACATCGCCGAGGACGTCATCTTCTGGGTGCGCGGGGCGGACGTGAGACATTTGGGGCCGGCGAATGCGCCGCGGTGA